In one Bryobacteraceae bacterium genomic region, the following are encoded:
- a CDS encoding sigma-70 family RNA polymerase sigma factor: MLATEDRLELIQACRDGERDAFRVLFDTHRDRVYSIALHYAGDSSAAMDITQDVFVKLFAAIGSFRGAAGAASFDSWLYRLTVNACMDHRRRGRRLVPLPDLPLLDRFLFRTHPAPPAELAAERAETYARIRDAVSRLPADLRIAVVLRYTEGLSYEEIAAATGAPMGTVASRLNRAHKLLARTLGDLAPPALENEQ; this comes from the coding sequence ATGTTGGCCACCGAGGATCGTCTCGAACTCATCCAGGCCTGTCGCGACGGCGAGAGGGATGCGTTTCGTGTGCTGTTCGATACGCACCGCGACCGCGTCTATTCCATCGCTCTCCACTACGCCGGCGATTCCAGCGCCGCCATGGACATCACCCAGGACGTGTTCGTGAAACTCTTCGCCGCCATCGGCTCCTTTCGCGGAGCCGCCGGAGCCGCCAGCTTCGACTCCTGGTTGTACCGCCTCACCGTGAACGCCTGCATGGACCATCGACGCCGGGGCCGCCGCCTCGTGCCTCTCCCCGATCTGCCCCTGCTGGACCGCTTTCTCTTCCGCACACACCCGGCCCCCCCAGCCGAACTCGCCGCCGAACGGGCCGAAACCTACGCCCGTATTCGCGACGCCGTGAGCCGTCTCCCGGCCGATCTCCGCATCGCCGTGGTCCTTCGCTACACGGAGGGGCTCTCCTACGAGGAAATCGCCGCCGCTACCGGCGCCCCCATGGGCACCGTGGCGTCGCGGCTTAACCGCGCCCACAAACTGCTGGCGCGCACGCTCGGCGATCTCGCCCCGCCGGCCCTGGAGAACGAACAATGA
- the aroE gene encoding shikimate dehydrogenase encodes MPASFRAELVACFGQPVDENPTGAMQEAGFRELGLNWRYLTVEVAPYALADAVRGARAFGFAGFNLTIPHKVAVIEHLDELSEAARLIGAVNTVRREGTRLIGENTDGKGFLKGLREDAGVDPRGKRVAVLGAGGAARAIVTELTLAGAEWITVVNRGVTRGEAMVRDLSAKTHSRMGFEQLAGTLWVGPEIDIFVQATSIGLFPDGDAMAPVDFSGANPDLLVADVVFNPPETRLLAAARAHGLRVLDGLSMLVHQGTIGFELWTGQRAPEAAMKAALRAALEV; translated from the coding sequence ATGCCCGCTAGTTTCCGTGCTGAACTCGTTGCTTGCTTCGGCCAGCCCGTGGATGAAAACCCGACCGGCGCGATGCAGGAAGCCGGATTCCGCGAACTGGGGCTGAACTGGCGCTACCTGACAGTGGAAGTGGCGCCGTACGCGCTCGCCGACGCCGTTCGTGGTGCGCGGGCGTTCGGATTCGCCGGATTCAATCTCACGATTCCGCACAAGGTGGCCGTGATCGAGCATCTCGACGAACTGAGCGAAGCGGCGCGGTTGATCGGCGCGGTGAACACGGTGCGGCGCGAGGGCACGCGCCTGATTGGCGAGAACACCGATGGAAAGGGGTTCCTGAAGGGGCTACGCGAAGACGCGGGAGTGGATCCGCGCGGGAAACGCGTGGCGGTACTGGGGGCGGGCGGGGCGGCGCGGGCGATCGTCACCGAGCTAACGCTTGCGGGGGCGGAGTGGATCACGGTGGTGAATCGGGGCGTGACGCGAGGCGAAGCGATGGTCCGCGATCTGTCGGCGAAGACGCACTCGCGGATGGGATTCGAGCAACTGGCGGGAACGCTTTGGGTGGGTCCGGAGATCGACATCTTCGTGCAGGCGACCTCGATCGGCCTGTTTCCGGACGGCGACGCGATGGCGCCGGTGGACTTTTCGGGCGCGAATCCGGACCTGCTAGTGGCCGATGTGGTGTTCAACCCGCCGGAGACGCGGCTGCTGGCGGCGGCGCGGGCGCATGGCCTGCGTGTGCTCGACGGGTTGTCGATGCTGGTGCACCAGGGGACGATCGGGTTCGAGTTGTGGACGGGACAGCGCGCGCCGGAAGCGGCGATGAAAGCCGCGCTGCGGGCCGCGCTCGAGGTCTGA
- a CDS encoding DUF1552 domain-containing protein: MKISRRTVLRGMAGCGSAVRVGLPPLAAMFNSNGTAYAAGKGPAAVETRFLLWFNGNGIPERYWIPAETGEGFEMTPCLAPLEPFRNDIHILTGLDNPAARNPGPGNDHHRSMSALVSGTSFTGRGAGGPSIDQLFAAHMGGETRFRSLQVGVCQESHGESIHNNLSWAGYDRSLPPEVIPQNLFSRLFGAREMAWINRKRSVLDAVRDSAKRLETGLGNEDRARLEEHLTSIRELERSIASLPPEYSRVEKPPEGGDMKDYPRIAKLQSSLLVHAFASGQTRVASYMLTKCQSLARFPWLGYTARRHHDYTHQRADSPEGQRILRDICRWHVEEFAFLLAKLKSIPEGEGTLLDRCCLFYVHEHAEANDHKNNGLSAILAGHAGGMKTGLHTEVTGTVGDVYRTLADEVLKAPLGKFPTSEQKLSVVV, translated from the coding sequence ATGAAGATTTCGCGCAGAACGGTGCTTCGCGGCATGGCCGGTTGTGGATCGGCGGTTCGAGTGGGCCTGCCGCCCTTGGCCGCGATGTTCAATTCGAACGGGACGGCGTACGCGGCGGGCAAGGGTCCGGCGGCGGTGGAAACGCGATTCCTGCTGTGGTTCAACGGCAACGGGATTCCGGAGCGCTACTGGATTCCCGCAGAGACGGGCGAGGGCTTCGAGATGACGCCGTGCCTAGCTCCGCTCGAACCATTCCGGAACGACATCCACATTCTGACGGGGCTCGACAATCCGGCGGCGCGAAATCCGGGGCCGGGCAACGATCATCATCGCTCAATGAGCGCGCTGGTTTCGGGGACGTCGTTCACGGGACGGGGCGCGGGCGGACCTTCGATCGACCAACTTTTCGCGGCGCACATGGGCGGCGAGACGCGGTTCCGTTCGCTGCAGGTGGGCGTGTGCCAGGAATCCCACGGCGAGAGCATCCACAACAATCTGAGCTGGGCGGGGTACGACCGGTCACTGCCGCCGGAAGTGATTCCGCAGAACCTTTTCTCGCGGCTGTTTGGCGCTCGGGAGATGGCTTGGATCAACCGGAAGAGGAGCGTGCTTGACGCGGTTCGCGATTCGGCGAAGAGGCTGGAGACGGGGCTCGGCAACGAGGACCGGGCGCGGCTGGAAGAACACCTGACCTCGATTCGCGAACTGGAGCGCTCGATCGCGAGCCTGCCGCCGGAGTACAGCCGAGTGGAGAAGCCGCCGGAGGGCGGCGATATGAAGGACTATCCGCGGATCGCGAAACTGCAGAGCAGCCTGCTGGTGCATGCGTTCGCATCCGGGCAGACGCGAGTCGCCTCGTACATGCTGACGAAGTGCCAAAGCCTGGCGCGGTTCCCGTGGCTTGGCTACACGGCGCGCCGGCATCACGACTACACGCATCAGCGCGCCGATAGTCCGGAAGGGCAGCGCATCCTGCGCGACATCTGCCGGTGGCATGTGGAGGAGTTCGCGTTCCTGCTGGCGAAGCTGAAGTCGATTCCGGAGGGCGAGGGAACGCTGCTCGACCGGTGCTGCCTCTTCTACGTGCATGAGCACGCCGAGGCGAACGATCACAAGAACAACGGGCTATCGGCGATCCTGGCCGGGCACGCCGGCGGCATGAAGACGGGGTTGCACACGGAGGTGACGGGCACGGTGGGCGACGTGTACCGGACGCTTGCCGATGAGGTGCTGAAGGCTCCGCTCGGCAAGTTTCCGACGAGCGAGCAGAAGCTTTCCGTAGTCGTGTAA
- the selA gene encoding L-seryl-tRNA(Sec) selenium transferase, translated as MENLRALPSVHEISEALADVDAPHGFVVAEIRSAIDEARARLLAEPEAAVPDVAAIVRARVASLAEATLRRVINATGVVLHTNLGRAPLAGGGYSNLEYDLAQGRRGKRDTHVSTLIEKLLGAPGIAVNNNAAAVYLALNELAAGGEAVVSRGELIEIGDGFRIPDIMARSGAILREVGTTNRTRIEDYREAINERTRLLMIVHPSNFRIDGFTAKPARTELAALAREAEIPLYEDLGSGCLADLRSYGIDEPRAGDCLRDGVSLISFSGDKLLGGPQAGILVGEPELVKRLRSNPMFRALRLDKLILDALAGVLRDTLFERWERIPALRMIAMPAEEIRARAERLAGKLGCGRVVEGRSVIGGGSTPAQSVATWLLEIASPRVAAMERALRRQRNPVVARIENERLLVDLRTVFPDEEAALAAALAAAMAEVGGAAVATVGAAK; from the coding sequence GTGGAAAACCTCCGCGCGCTTCCTTCGGTGCATGAGATTTCCGAGGCCTTGGCGGATGTCGACGCGCCGCACGGGTTCGTCGTCGCCGAGATCCGTTCGGCCATCGACGAGGCGCGGGCGCGTCTGCTGGCCGAGCCGGAGGCGGCGGTTCCGGACGTGGCGGCGATCGTGCGGGCGCGGGTCGCGAGCCTGGCGGAGGCGACGTTGCGGCGGGTGATCAACGCGACGGGCGTCGTGCTGCACACGAATCTCGGCCGAGCGCCGCTTGCGGGCGGCGGCTATTCGAATCTCGAGTACGATCTTGCGCAAGGGCGCCGCGGCAAGCGCGACACGCACGTTTCGACGCTGATCGAGAAGCTGCTGGGCGCGCCGGGAATCGCCGTCAACAATAACGCCGCCGCCGTGTATCTGGCATTGAACGAACTGGCGGCGGGCGGGGAAGCGGTGGTTTCGCGCGGCGAGTTGATCGAGATCGGCGACGGGTTTCGGATTCCGGATATCATGGCGCGTTCGGGCGCGATCCTTCGCGAAGTGGGCACGACGAACCGGACGCGCATTGAGGATTACCGGGAAGCAATCAACGAGCGGACGCGCCTGCTGATGATCGTCCATCCGAGCAACTTTCGGATTGACGGGTTCACGGCGAAACCGGCCCGGACGGAACTGGCGGCGCTGGCGCGCGAAGCGGAAATTCCGCTCTATGAGGATCTGGGGAGCGGGTGCCTCGCGGATTTGCGGTCGTACGGGATCGATGAGCCTCGCGCGGGCGATTGCCTTCGGGACGGGGTTTCGCTGATTTCGTTCAGCGGCGACAAACTGCTGGGCGGTCCGCAGGCGGGGATCCTGGTTGGCGAGCCGGAGTTGGTGAAGCGCCTGCGTTCGAACCCGATGTTCCGGGCGCTGCGGCTGGACAAGCTGATTCTCGATGCGCTGGCGGGCGTGCTGCGGGATACGCTGTTTGAGCGATGGGAGCGGATTCCGGCGCTGCGAATGATCGCGATGCCGGCGGAGGAGATCCGGGCGCGGGCGGAGCGGTTGGCGGGGAAGCTGGGTTGCGGGCGTGTGGTGGAAGGGCGATCGGTGATCGGCGGCGGGTCGACGCCGGCGCAGAGCGTGGCTACGTGGCTCCTGGAAATCGCGTCGCCGCGCGTGGCGGCGATGGAGCGGGCGCTGCGGCGGCAGCGGAATCCGGTGGTGGCGCGGATCGAAAACGAACGGCTGCTCGTCGATCTGAGGACGGTGTTTCCCGATGAGGAGGCGGCGCTCGCGGCCGCGCTGGCGGCGGCGATGGCGGAAGTGGGAGGAGCCGCGGTTGCGACCGTGGGCGCGGCGAAATAG
- a CDS encoding Gfo/Idh/MocA family oxidoreductase: MSDSLNIGMVAIGRMGWVHATHLLELERETGACRLAAVVEPDTEKLARFVSVTGYRGPTFANVEEYAGSGAAKASLIAAPTEHHRAIAMRLIEAGHRVLLEKPLTGTLEGDIACAAELDRLHPNAVMLAFQRRFDAALAHARDLMNSGLIGRPFKIYSALEDSGPPPESYQSPGILPDMSVHNVDEILWLAGRMPDRALVVGSVLHNKHIASCKEDFDDAMLYVWFGEELLGLVQVTRNHVSGYRVETAIYGERGQIQIGHFRQRPQEIVVEAFGRRGAAEPLSHRVFSGGNQDPALPEFVARFGPAYKAEAAEFIACCWAEKPFPATHSDGVRAQQVIAAGMRTVHTRDDAAAIG; encoded by the coding sequence ATGAGCGACTCTCTGAACATTGGAATGGTGGCCATCGGCCGCATGGGCTGGGTGCATGCGACGCACCTGCTCGAACTGGAGCGGGAAACGGGCGCGTGCCGTCTGGCGGCGGTGGTCGAGCCGGATACCGAAAAGCTCGCGCGGTTTGTGAGCGTGACCGGGTATCGGGGGCCCACATTCGCCAATGTCGAGGAGTACGCCGGCTCGGGCGCGGCCAAGGCGAGCCTGATCGCGGCTCCCACGGAGCATCACCGGGCGATTGCGATGCGGCTTATCGAGGCCGGACATCGTGTGCTGCTCGAAAAGCCGCTCACCGGGACGCTTGAAGGCGATATTGCGTGCGCGGCGGAACTCGACCGCCTGCATCCGAACGCGGTGATGCTCGCTTTTCAACGACGCTTTGACGCCGCGCTGGCCCATGCCCGCGACCTGATGAACTCGGGCCTGATCGGCCGCCCGTTCAAGATCTACTCGGCGCTCGAGGATTCGGGTCCGCCGCCGGAAAGCTACCAGAGCCCGGGCATTCTGCCAGATATGTCGGTGCACAACGTCGATGAAATCCTTTGGCTCGCCGGGCGGATGCCGGACCGGGCGCTGGTGGTCGGATCCGTGCTGCACAACAAGCACATCGCTTCGTGCAAGGAAGACTTCGACGACGCGATGCTTTATGTATGGTTCGGCGAGGAGTTGCTCGGGCTGGTGCAGGTGACGCGCAATCACGTATCCGGGTATCGCGTGGAGACGGCCATTTACGGCGAACGCGGCCAGATTCAGATCGGCCACTTCCGGCAGCGGCCGCAGGAGATCGTGGTGGAGGCGTTCGGGCGGCGGGGCGCCGCGGAACCGCTCTCACACCGGGTTTTTTCTGGCGGGAACCAGGATCCGGCGCTGCCGGAGTTCGTGGCGCGTTTCGGCCCGGCGTATAAGGCGGAGGCGGCGGAGTTCATCGCGTGCTGCTGGGCGGAGAAGCCGTTTCCGGCAACGCACAGCGACGGGGTGCGGGCGCAGCAGGTGATCGCAGCGGGAATGCGGACGGTGCATACTCGGGACGACGCCGCGGCGATCGGTTAG
- a CDS encoding tyrosine-type recombinase/integrase — MKAHRGLVLYKRHNATCAVKRTKIPAAKRRFWMDCDCQIWIVGRMPTGEVVPRQPTGCTDIKKAEAVRAAHVAHFASAAKADAVHGPTIAECAEKYLASRRHELGDKTLGQHKLVLDRLMKFCESNNAVYMRDLNVDLLETFKTAGLPEDMADTSKATAVAKLRCFLRTAYRRDWIKESLREKVTSHRAVYEQKEPYSDEEVKKILDEALELNGGTHGYAKQPKTLRLLLELMLETGMRVGDAIRYDPLVAVKGDHLWIYTFMPQKKKKTDLPKPLETYLTDRLKIAIDQCDWLSPKGPFIYGAFRNQAYLANEVYYRMQTIGERCGVEDCRPHRLRDTFAVRMLLKGVPLEDVSRLLGHSSVKVTETYYAKWVASRKRRLERLVAESLVNP, encoded by the coding sequence ATGAAGGCTCACCGGGGGCTGGTTCTTTACAAGCGCCACAACGCCACGTGCGCGGTAAAACGCACCAAGATTCCCGCTGCAAAACGTCGCTTCTGGATGGATTGCGATTGCCAGATCTGGATCGTCGGAAGAATGCCGACCGGCGAGGTGGTGCCACGGCAGCCAACGGGATGCACGGACATCAAGAAAGCCGAGGCTGTCCGCGCCGCGCACGTCGCGCACTTCGCGAGTGCGGCGAAAGCAGACGCGGTTCACGGACCCACCATAGCAGAATGCGCCGAGAAGTACCTTGCGTCGCGGCGGCATGAGCTCGGCGACAAAACCCTGGGGCAGCACAAACTCGTCCTGGACCGGTTGATGAAATTCTGCGAGTCGAACAATGCGGTCTACATGCGAGATCTCAACGTGGACCTTCTGGAGACATTCAAGACGGCGGGACTTCCGGAAGACATGGCGGACACGTCGAAGGCGACCGCCGTCGCAAAGCTCCGCTGCTTCTTACGTACCGCGTACCGCCGCGACTGGATCAAGGAGTCGCTGAGGGAGAAAGTGACCTCGCACCGGGCGGTGTATGAGCAGAAGGAACCGTACTCGGACGAAGAAGTAAAGAAGATCCTGGATGAAGCACTGGAGCTGAATGGCGGAACTCACGGATACGCGAAGCAACCGAAGACGCTTCGGCTATTGCTGGAACTGATGCTTGAAACGGGCATGAGGGTCGGAGACGCGATCCGGTATGACCCGTTGGTCGCTGTTAAGGGCGACCACCTTTGGATTTACACGTTCATGCCGCAGAAGAAAAAGAAAACCGATCTGCCGAAGCCGCTAGAGACCTACCTGACTGATCGCCTCAAGATCGCCATCGACCAGTGCGACTGGCTCTCGCCGAAAGGACCGTTTATTTACGGAGCGTTCAGGAACCAGGCATACCTAGCGAATGAGGTTTACTACCGCATGCAAACGATCGGGGAAAGGTGCGGAGTTGAGGATTGCCGACCCCACCGTCTACGTGACACATTCGCTGTGCGGATGCTCCTGAAGGGAGTTCCTCTTGAGGATGTTTCGCGGCTTCTTGGACACTCCAGCGTGAAGGTCACCGAGACGTATTATGCGAAGTGGGTGGCCTCCCGCAAGCGTCGCCTGGAACGTCTGGTTGCCGAGTCTCTCGTGAACCCTTAG
- a CDS encoding prenyltransferase/squalene oxidase repeat-containing protein translates to MNISSATLGLRKTLRANQDATGVWPDRGNQGSVESTCFAILALRRESSIELCRAVQALQDLQNRDGSWPAFIGDEPEGCWTTAIAALALMGVKWERLGSGIQWLIDARGREANWLWRWKLRTIDNRVRFDPAKFGWSWVSGTTSWVIPTAFALIALQQARLRGYNKTARLTERVDLGTSMLLDRMCPGGGWNSGNGVAFGVPLAPHIDATSIALLALTRHEEEPGVQRSLHWLLNRLAGCSSPYSLAWGVLAIGAYQGISPEASESLRSRAEELMRMTTSAASIDDNCTLAVSALALEAIDGDNVFEVRT, encoded by the coding sequence ATGAACATTTCGAGCGCGACGTTAGGGCTTCGGAAGACCTTGAGAGCCAATCAGGACGCCACCGGAGTGTGGCCTGATCGGGGCAATCAGGGCTCGGTAGAATCAACCTGTTTCGCAATCCTGGCTTTGCGCCGTGAATCGAGCATCGAGCTTTGCCGGGCAGTTCAAGCGCTCCAGGATCTGCAGAATAGGGACGGGAGTTGGCCGGCGTTCATCGGTGATGAGCCGGAGGGGTGCTGGACCACTGCGATTGCCGCCTTAGCCCTGATGGGTGTGAAGTGGGAACGATTGGGATCGGGAATCCAGTGGTTGATCGACGCACGTGGCCGCGAAGCAAACTGGCTGTGGCGGTGGAAACTTCGCACCATCGACAACAGGGTGCGGTTCGATCCAGCCAAGTTTGGCTGGAGTTGGGTGTCAGGAACAACGAGCTGGGTAATCCCGACTGCATTCGCCCTCATTGCCCTTCAACAGGCCAGGCTGCGTGGATACAACAAAACCGCCCGGCTCACTGAGCGGGTCGATCTCGGTACCAGCATGCTCCTCGACCGCATGTGCCCTGGCGGTGGGTGGAATTCGGGCAATGGAGTCGCATTTGGCGTGCCACTGGCGCCGCATATCGACGCAACCTCAATCGCGCTGCTGGCCCTGACAAGACATGAAGAGGAGCCGGGTGTCCAGAGATCGCTCCATTGGCTGTTGAATCGACTCGCCGGGTGTTCATCACCATACAGCCTGGCCTGGGGTGTCCTTGCGATTGGGGCATACCAAGGCATCAGCCCGGAAGCCAGCGAGAGTCTACGCAGTAGGGCGGAAGAACTGATGCGGATGACAACGAGCGCCGCGAGCATCGATGACAACTGCACTTTGGCGGTGAGCGCCCTGGCACTTGAAGCGATCGATGGAGACAACGTGTTCGAGGTGAGAACATGA
- a CDS encoding DUF362 domain-containing protein, with translation MIELDRRRAVISAAGIIAGGMTTARLLPEEMLLRDRRPRRSRVAIISAERYSERLDEVLLSGLREFHLNLRGKSVLLKPNLVEYIAGVEVNTKPVLVGAAAEAFLKLGARSVVVGEGPGHQRDTYLVLAESGLADQLHSQKISFVDLNRDELVKVPTRATYTGLEHLWLPRTVLETDFVVSMPKIKTHHWTGVTLSMKNMFGVVPGTKYGWPKNVLHWKGIHRSILDICATAPMHFVIADGVVAMEGNGPLHGTHRNLGKMVLADDLVAADFICARLMGLDPRRIWHLDRAAHFLGNGSYERIELVAEGLPQRTVPFDVLPEFTHLQIRA, from the coding sequence ATGATCGAGCTGGATCGTCGGCGAGCCGTGATCAGCGCAGCCGGGATCATCGCGGGAGGAATGACGACAGCGCGCCTCCTCCCCGAAGAGATGCTCTTACGCGACCGGCGCCCACGACGCTCGCGGGTGGCGATCATTTCGGCAGAGCGGTACTCAGAACGCCTCGACGAAGTGCTCCTGTCCGGGCTTCGAGAGTTTCACCTCAACTTGCGCGGAAAATCCGTGCTGCTCAAACCGAATCTCGTGGAATACATCGCCGGCGTCGAAGTGAATACGAAACCTGTGCTGGTAGGCGCAGCGGCCGAGGCATTTCTCAAGCTGGGCGCCAGGAGCGTTGTGGTTGGCGAAGGCCCTGGGCATCAGCGAGACACATACTTGGTGCTCGCCGAGAGCGGGCTCGCCGATCAACTGCACAGTCAGAAGATTAGCTTCGTTGATCTGAACCGCGACGAACTGGTCAAAGTGCCCACGAGGGCCACCTACACGGGTCTGGAGCATCTGTGGCTGCCCAGGACTGTCCTCGAAACTGACTTTGTGGTGTCGATGCCAAAGATCAAGACCCATCACTGGACTGGCGTCACGCTGAGCATGAAGAACATGTTCGGTGTAGTGCCCGGTACGAAGTATGGCTGGCCCAAGAACGTTCTGCATTGGAAGGGCATCCACCGGAGCATTCTCGATATCTGTGCGACCGCGCCAATGCACTTCGTCATCGCGGACGGCGTCGTTGCCATGGAAGGTAACGGGCCGCTCCACGGCACCCACCGGAATCTCGGCAAGATGGTTCTCGCTGACGATCTCGTGGCCGCGGACTTCATCTGCGCGCGTCTGATGGGCCTCGACCCTCGCCGTATCTGGCATCTTGATCGAGCTGCACATTTCCTTGGGAACGGCTCTTATGAGCGGATCGAACTGGTCGCAGAAGGACTACCGCAGCGGACGGTTCCCTTTGATGTGCTGCCGGAATTCACCCATCTTCAAATTCGAGCTTGA
- a CDS encoding MoxR family ATPase, whose translation MTEVRFPIESGQRKPVFSSIEDLGHRLEGAKYVIDEVTLQVVYLAARMQKPVIVEGPPGCGKTALAQAIAAAGNTVIERLQCYEGINEEKAIGKFDSALQKLFLETQGDRLQKDWDAIRSNLHTLDFFVQGPLLRSLLYEKPCVLLIDEVDKVDEGFEALLLEILSEWQISVPKLGTIKHKAIPFVILTSNEVRRLGDPLRRRSFYLRVEFPAVDREAEILRVRSTTTNPRLRRIIAGLAHALRGWQMEKPVSIAEMLELAQALEILGFEDITPEMRDILLPLVAKTESDRKRLLLRDGFASLVHDSHQYAGEVPEHPLERELPEVTTSQ comes from the coding sequence GTGACCGAAGTGCGTTTCCCCATAGAATCGGGCCAGAGGAAACCCGTGTTCTCGTCAATCGAAGATCTCGGCCATCGATTGGAAGGGGCGAAATATGTGATCGATGAGGTCACCCTTCAGGTCGTCTATCTCGCGGCGCGGATGCAAAAGCCGGTGATTGTTGAGGGTCCGCCCGGCTGTGGAAAGACCGCCCTGGCCCAGGCGATCGCCGCGGCTGGGAATACCGTCATCGAACGGCTGCAGTGTTATGAAGGCATCAATGAAGAGAAGGCGATCGGGAAGTTCGACAGCGCCCTCCAGAAGCTGTTCCTCGAAACCCAGGGGGATCGCCTTCAGAAGGACTGGGATGCGATCCGGAGCAATCTGCACACCCTGGATTTCTTCGTCCAGGGACCTCTGCTGAGATCACTGTTGTACGAGAAGCCATGCGTTCTGCTGATCGACGAAGTCGACAAGGTGGATGAAGGGTTCGAAGCACTGCTGCTGGAGATCCTTTCGGAATGGCAGATCTCGGTTCCGAAGCTGGGGACGATTAAACATAAGGCGATTCCTTTCGTGATCCTCACGTCGAACGAGGTCAGGCGGCTGGGCGATCCGCTGCGGCGGCGCAGCTTCTATCTGCGGGTAGAGTTCCCGGCTGTCGACCGCGAAGCCGAAATCTTGCGGGTTCGCAGCACGACCACGAATCCGCGGCTACGGAGGATCATCGCCGGCTTGGCGCATGCACTGCGCGGATGGCAGATGGAGAAGCCAGTTTCGATTGCAGAGATGCTCGAACTGGCGCAGGCGCTGGAGATCCTCGGGTTTGAGGACATCACGCCGGAGATGCGAGACATTCTCCTGCCGCTGGTGGCCAAGACGGAGTCAGACCGGAAACGGCTCTTGCTGCGAGACGGCTTCGCCTCTCTTGTGCACGATTCGCATCAGTATGCCGGGGAAGTGCCGGAACATCCACTGGAGAGGGAGTTGCCGGAGGTGACGACATCTCAGTAG
- a CDS encoding lytic transglycosylase domain-containing protein has product MFCLFAAGAAVCAAQQTRTAAMQWADHYAAVYQVPRELVHSIIEVESGWHPRAVSDKGAIGLMQLMPATAATFGVTNRFEIEQNIRGGVAYLARLLKLFDGDLRLVAAAYLTGENRILPTGLAYSNAEVYRYVSNVARLYRKKRLKHLQTEGSAQNELEGGIQP; this is encoded by the coding sequence GTGTTTTGTCTGTTCGCAGCTGGCGCGGCTGTCTGCGCGGCTCAACAGACGCGCACAGCAGCCATGCAGTGGGCCGATCACTATGCGGCCGTCTATCAGGTACCTCGCGAGTTGGTTCACTCAATCATCGAGGTCGAGTCTGGCTGGCATCCACGCGCGGTTTCGGACAAGGGAGCAATAGGTTTGATGCAACTGATGCCCGCCACGGCTGCGACGTTCGGGGTCACGAACCGCTTCGAGATCGAACAGAACATTCGAGGTGGCGTGGCCTATTTGGCCCGGCTTCTGAAATTGTTCGACGGGGATCTGCGCCTAGTCGCAGCGGCTTATCTGACGGGCGAGAACCGAATTCTGCCGACGGGCCTAGCCTACTCAAACGCTGAGGTTTACCGGTATGTGAGCAACGTGGCGCGATTGTACCGGAAGAAGCGCCTCAAACACCTTCAGACGGAGGGCTCGGCGCAGAACGAATTGGAAGGAGGTATTCAGCCGTGA